One Bacillota bacterium genomic region harbors:
- a CDS encoding DUF2164 domain-containing protein, with product MTNRPKLTREEKELLIDRLKLYFANEREEEIGDLQAMLLLDFITAELGPSYYNRGIADAMQWLTEKIEDMHVLEIHK from the coding sequence ATGACGAATCGTCCCAAACTCACCCGGGAAGAAAAGGAACTTTTAATAGACAGACTCAAATTATATTTTGCAAATGAGCGGGAAGAGGAAATAGGCGACCTTCAGGCGATGCTGCTTCTGGATTTTATTACCGCGGAACTTGGCCCCAGCTATTATAATCGTGGCATTGCCGATGCAATGCAGTGGCTGACAGAGAAGATAGAGGACATGCATGTTTTGGAAATCCATAAATGA